tgagaACTTGTCTGGCTTTTGGGATTCTGTGTTGGGGACATGTGCTTAAGACAGGGTGGAAATATTTGCTCCTTGTTCCCGCTTTCTGTCCTGATAGCCTTGGGAGAATTCTGGGCTTTTTGCCTTCACAGCCTGGCAGTGGGATTTTGTGTAGACCAGTGATAAGTTTGACCAGATGTCCCTGCCATGAGGTATCCGACCATTTCAGAAGAGAATTGAGGAGGAGCCTTGTCTGTTTGCTGGCTTCTGTCTGGGATTCAGCCCAGCCTGAAGCCCATGACTAAGGGCCTCAAGGACCTTCTGGGAGATCCACCAGAACCTATTGAAGTAGCTTCTTCACGTGGTTTCTTACTTCACTGGAGTGATTTGTGTTTAAGGGAACTTGGGAATGGCCTGTTGCTATCCCCTTGTGTTAGGAAACCTTATACCACACTGTGTTGAAAAATCTAATTGTACTGTGAGGGATGTGTAGTTTTTAGAAGCTCATTGGTGTGTTTTTCAGCAGGTAAAAAATACCAGGAAATAAATTCCCTTGGCACAGCATTGTATCAGAAGAAAATGGTACATGTTTTCTGATCGGCTCTGGTATCTATTCCAGTGGTGGAAATGTTGCCCCAGGCATGAGCGAACCCGTGGATCCACAGCTTTGCCCTTGAATGTGTACATTAAATCTCCGTTTCTGTTCCTCCTCCAGAGGCTCCTTGTGCCACGCCCCTGATCTGCAGCTTCGGGAGGCCGGTGGACCTGGAGAAGGATGACTATCAGAAGGTGGTGTGCAACAGCGAGCACTGCCCATGCAGCACCTGGATGCACCTGCAGTGCTTCTACGAGTGGGAGAGCAGCATCCTGGTGCAGTTCAACTGCATCGGCCGGGCCCGCAGCTGGAACGAGAAGCAGTGCCGCCAGAACATGTGGACCAAGAAAGGCTATGACCTGGCCTTCCGCTTCTGCTCCTGCCGCTGCGGCCAAGGCCACTTAAAGAAGGACACAGACTGGTACCAGGTGAAGAGGATgcaagaagagaagaagaagaagtctgGCTCAGAGAAGAACACAGGGAGGCCACCAGGGGAGGCTGGGGATGAGGCTAAAAAGTGCAGGCCCCCAAACAAGCCTCAGAAAGGCCTGAACCACGACCTCCCCCGGCGGCATTCCATGGACCGGCAGAACTCCCAGGAGAAAGCCATCGGTGCCACGGCCTACGGTGCCCGCTCCCCTTGTGGCTCCCCTGGGCAGTCACCACCCACAGGCTATTCCATCCTCTCTCCCGCCCACTTCAGCGGCCCCCGCTCCTCGAGGTACCTTGGGGAGTTCTTAAAGAATGCCATCCATCTTGAGCCTCACAAAAAGGCCATGGCAGGGGGACACGTGTTCAGAAACTCACACTTTGACTACAGTCCGGCTGGGTTGGCGGTTCACAGAGGGGGCCACTTCGACACGCCTGTGCAGTTCCTGCGGCGGCTGGACCTCTCTGAGCTCCTCGCTCACATCCCCCGGCACAAGCTGAACACTTTCCATGTGCGGATGGAAGACGATGCCCAAGTGGGCCAGGGCGAGGATCTGCGGAAGTTCATCCTCGCGGCCCTCAGTGCCAGCCACAGAAACGTCGTCAACTGTGCCCTGTGCCACCGGGCGCTCCCAGTGTTCGAACAGTTCCCACTGGTGGACGGGACTCTGTTCCTAAGCCCCTCGAGACACGATGAGATTGAATACGATGTTCCTTGTCACCTTCAAGGTATAGGTGTTCATTCACCTTGCCTGCTTTCTGTTGGTTAAAATTCAAAAAGAGGAAATGCTGTTCGGTCTTCGTTTGAACTGGTGATGTTTTTTGTTCTAGTCAGGTGGTAGGTGACGTTTGAATATTTCCGCTTcacccgggaggcagtggtggtagtTTTACTCTGATGTCACTGTACCAAGCAGACTTTTCTTGTTGGGTAATTTTCTGTGTTCTTTCTGTCTGACTTGAAGAAAGAATTAGTTTTTCATAAGTGGGAGGAAGCTTAGAGAGGGAATTGTGTAATTGTCATTTGCTGTGAAATAGCTGTCTTTGAAGCCTGTTCTAATATGCAAAGCAAGCTGTGTATTTCCCTTAATCCTGGTAAATATAACTTTGAGGGATGGTAGAGGTCAGAAAAGGCCAAGGCAGTTTTAGATTAAGTTAATTTTGAAGTGACAGAAGATAAGGCTGTCTTGACAGCAGCAAAAGGAACCTAGAGGAGAATTGAACACCTAAGACGTGGCTGTGGCGGGGAGGGGTGATGGGGAAAGCTCACTGCTACGGATGACACACCAGGATGTGGGTCCCTCTCAACCATGGATGAACCATAGGGCTGGTGAGTGCAAGGAGAAAATCTGTCCGTTGGTGTGAAACTGCTGAATGTGCCCATAAAGGGGAGATGCATGACATGCAACATGGGTGGAGCTTTAAAAGCCTGCAGTGAAAACGATACAGCCCCACCTGCCTTCTGCCCACTGGCTCCTGCTGTCTCAGTCCCCAGAGATAGACACTTTCAGATCTTAACTGATTCTTCAAGTTTTTAATGTCCTAGTTTTAAAGATTGCTTCTTCATTCTGCAGTCTGAGCTGTTATCTGTTGACTTCCAAGGGGATGGCTAGGtatcctcttttcctttttctcaggATACTATATCCCAATTCCTGATTAAATCCTCAATGTTTCTACTGTTGTTAGTAAATATTTAGTGTTGAGGCAAGTGATTCCAGTTACAGAATGCAGTATATTCTAGGAcaccttttgtttttgttaaagagtattgctttgtttcctttgtggtttttttttaaagcattttgacTAGTTTTTCTCACTCTCCAGCaactttgtttgtttattttccccagaaaccttttatttaaggtatacagacttcatgcatttcataaatacaactttagaaacacagtgattctttccactcgcactcccactcttcttcctcctccctttcctattcccattcttattttttactaagatctattttcagttaactttatacacataagattaattctatactaaataaagagttcaacaaatagtatgagaaaaaaaGTGTTCCTCCACAATCAAGACAAGTTCCAGCCACTTTGCAAACCAACTTTCTAAAACATTTCCATAGGAGTGAGTGTCTGGCCTAATGGTTATGATGCAGATTAGGGTGCCAGTGTCCCGTATGGgactacctgggttcaataccaaGATCTGGCTCTTGCACCCAGCTTCCTGTAAGTGCAGATGTAGAGgaagcaatgatgactcaagtctctctctttctctctgtcttaagtaaataaattttaaataataaagataacTATTTCCACATTTctgccagattttttaaaaatcatttttcttttctttctttctttctttcttttttctttttttttttttttgacaggcagagtggacagtgagagagagagacagagagaaaggtcttcctttttgccgttggttcaccctccaatggccgccacggctggcggcgcaccacgctgatccgaaggcaggagccaggtgcttctcctggtctcccatggggtgcagggcccaagcacttgggccatcctccactgccttcctgggccatagcagagagctggcctggaagaggggcaaccgggacagaatctggtgccccgaccgggactagaacccggtgtgccggcgccgcaaggcagaggattagcctgttgagccacggcgccggcctaaaattatttttctaaaaatattcttcATGGTGCCTTTCATTCAGCTGCTTCTTTTGGTTCTGTTACACTAAGGACCTTCCATATTGGATATGAGgccatttcaaaaatatttgttggaaatgtaattaaaaatatgagtttattttggtacaaaaagttttttgaaattcatgcataatgtCTTTGTACTATGCCTTTTCTACATAGTGAAAAAATGTTTTGTActcatatttctaatttcattttccatgaatttttaaaaaaagatttatttatttgtaagagtttcagaaagagggagagacagagagagatcttccatctgctcgttcactccttaaacggctgcagtggctggagctgggctgatccaaagtcaggagccaggagcttcttccgggtctcccagatggttgcaggagcccaaacacttgggccatctgttgcttctttcccaggccatagcagagagctggatcagaagaggagcagccaatactagaaacagcatccatatgggatgctggcgccacagaggcttaacctactgtgccatagcaccagctcccccccgcccccaagaactttttaaattactCTTGTAACTGTCCTtctaggaaacattttttttttctgttttaaaatatcatttcttaGATGTGATATGTtcttttttcttggtttattcCCTCAGTGTGTTAGGAGACATCCCCTAGGAGCTTTCTGAGATAAGGAGCATGGGGATAGATGATTTGAGACTctgaaaatcttaaaatagattGATTCTATCTTTACACTTGCTGAGCTGGGTTTAGGCTTCTAAATTAGAAGTGTTTCCTCTATGTCTTTACTGCCTGCTGTCTTAACATGTTCCTATTGAGAAGTATAATATTATATCCCTGGTACTCTGAAATCCCACCAAGATTGAGTCCTTCTCCCTTGCTCCATCTGCATTCATTGTGCAGTGTACTCTCTTGGCCTTTTGACTTTATAAACTTTGAGTCTTACGtttagagaaattttcttttgtgttccttgataatttttaaacaaaatttcagtGGGACTTCTGTTAATCAGGTATTAGACTGCTTAGGTTACTGCTTTTTTGTGTATGTTGGTTGTAGGGGGGAATAGAAGAACtctttattatataaaaatatgcttGGTTCTGCTGTTCATCTGtttatcttctgctttctggGAGATTTCGTtgagttgattttatatatatatatgttatatatatatatatctgcattTTTACTgagtttaaaatattcttttctcatatttttaatgtCCGCGTTCTTGTTTCATGGATGTAATTCTTGGATGTAATTTCATGGATATATAATTTCTTATTCTATCTTTCTGAGCAAACAAATGAAGTCTCATTTGTTTTGACAGTTTTGCTTTTGATGTAAAGCAGAGCCCTCCACGGTGTTGTGGTTTAGAACAGTGATGATTTGAGAACTTGCCGCAGTTCGTGGGTTGGTTGGCTAGGACAAGCTGTCTCACATGTCTGGTGGTCGGCAGACCATTTGGCTGTGGGGGACTCAGCTGGAATGGTTGGTGCATGTCCCATGTGGTCTTTCACCTTCCAGAGGCTGGCTTGTGCTTTCCTACATGGCAGTTTCAGGACAGCGTTCGCAAGGGTGAGAGTGGAGGTTCCGGGGTCTCGCTCTGGAGGCTTGCATCTGAGACTTGAGtcgcatcatttcttttttttttttttttttttttgacaggcagagtggacagtgagagagagagacagagagaaaggtcttccttttgccgttggttcaccctccaatggctgccgcggcc
The sequence above is drawn from the Lepus europaeus isolate LE1 chromosome 3, mLepTim1.pri, whole genome shotgun sequence genome and encodes:
- the HECA gene encoding headcase protein homolog isoform X1 — translated: MPNPKNSKGGRKNKRANSSGDEQENGAGALAVAGAAGAAAGGPLAAAAAAAGCGAAAGAPGTGGAAGTGGAGTGAANAAAAAGAAAAGDAKHEAPCATPLICSFGRPVDLEKDDYQKVVCNSEHCPCSTWMHLQCFYEWESSILVQFNCIGRARSWNEKQCRQNMWTKKGYDLAFRFCSCRCGQGHLKKDTDWYQVKRMQEEKKKKSGSEKNTGRPPGEAGDEAKKCRPPNKPQKGLNHDLPRRHSMDRQNSQEKAIGATAYGARSPCGSPGQSPPTGYSILSPAHFSGPRSSRYLGEFLKNAIHLEPHKKAMAGGHVFRNSHFDYSPAGLAVHRGGHFDTPVQFLRRLDLSELLAHIPRHKLNTFHVRMEDDAQVGQGEDLRKFILAALSASHRNVVNCALCHRALPVFEQFPLVDGTLFLSPSRHDEIEYDVPCHLQGRLMHLYAVCVDCLEGVHKIICIKCKSRWDGSWHQLGTMYTYDILAASPCCQARLNCKHCGKPVIDVRIGMQYFSEYSNVQQCPHCGNLDYHFVKPFSSFKVLEAY
- the HECA gene encoding headcase protein homolog isoform X2 produces the protein MPNPKNSKGGRKNKRANSSGDEQENGAGALAVAEAPCATPLICSFGRPVDLEKDDYQKVVCNSEHCPCSTWMHLQCFYEWESSILVQFNCIGRARSWNEKQCRQNMWTKKGYDLAFRFCSCRCGQGHLKKDTDWYQVKRMQEEKKKKSGSEKNTGRPPGEAGDEAKKCRPPNKPQKGLNHDLPRRHSMDRQNSQEKAIGATAYGARSPCGSPGQSPPTGYSILSPAHFSGPRSSRYLGEFLKNAIHLEPHKKAMAGGHVFRNSHFDYSPAGLAVHRGGHFDTPVQFLRRLDLSELLAHIPRHKLNTFHVRMEDDAQVGQGEDLRKFILAALSASHRNVVNCALCHRALPVFEQFPLVDGTLFLSPSRHDEIEYDVPCHLQGRLMHLYAVCVDCLEGVHKIICIKCKSRWDGSWHQLGTMYTYDILAASPCCQARLNCKHCGKPVIDVRIGMQYFSEYSNVQQCPHCGNLDYHFVKPFSSFKVLEAY